The following coding sequences are from one Magnetovibrio sp. PR-2 window:
- a CDS encoding sensor domain-containing protein: MKKTTSLLSTSNDSILFEALEGTPVATFVIDHNHVVVHWNHACELITGTPASEIVGTLDSWKPFYPFERPTMADLVLDQRTAEIPLYYKGKFHPSEIVKGAWEADDFFPHFPDGGKWLAFTAQKLHDKDGKVIGAIETLRDVTQQKRSEEETQKTLHLLNEVIDGCPVPMFVLNAEHEITHWNKACETTINNSSQDMVGTKNQWQPFYGHERPVLADLLISSETNKLADYYSGIWKKSPLVDDAWEATDHFPDLCSGPKWLYFTAAPLRDPDGSMIGAVETLQDISAQKQYESDLEHQAKHDALTKLPNRAFFADRLSQAIAQAERSAQHLAVMFIDLDDFKTINDTLGHQAGDVLLIEIADRIKQSIRAVDTVCRIGGDEFVVLLVNPDNEGHVAYVTQRIIEELARPITMGNSNHRARCSIGVSMYPQDGTRPSQLLMHADSAMYTAKARGKGGFVFFTQDINTETQNRLHVEQGLYEALAENHLELYYQPSFDLLTGRITGAEALLRWNHPERGVIEPDDFITIAEDIGLIVPIGDWVLKTALAEAQTWTSLTDQPVRVSVNVSARQFHGDEILNSVQRHLETYDGNNLQIDLEITENTVMFDPDNASALLHKLKDHGANLAMDDFGTGYSSLAYLRRFPFDMVKIDKSFVNDLGQNAEADAIVKAMLDLGSALGLRMVAEGVETEPQKAFLEREGCHEMQGFLLSMPLQVDDFRKMLRQNG; the protein is encoded by the coding sequence ATGAAAAAAACGACTTCACTGTTGAGCACTTCGAACGATTCTATTTTGTTCGAAGCCCTGGAGGGGACGCCTGTCGCCACCTTTGTGATCGACCACAACCATGTCGTCGTGCACTGGAATCACGCCTGCGAATTGATCACCGGCACCCCGGCGTCCGAAATCGTCGGTACCTTGGACAGTTGGAAGCCCTTCTATCCGTTCGAACGCCCCACCATGGCCGATTTGGTTTTGGATCAGCGCACGGCGGAAATTCCGCTGTACTACAAAGGCAAGTTCCATCCTTCCGAAATCGTTAAAGGCGCCTGGGAAGCGGACGACTTCTTCCCGCACTTTCCCGACGGCGGCAAATGGCTGGCGTTCACCGCGCAAAAGCTCCACGACAAAGACGGCAAGGTCATCGGCGCCATCGAAACGTTACGCGACGTCACGCAACAAAAACGATCCGAAGAAGAAACCCAAAAAACGCTGCATCTGTTGAACGAAGTCATCGACGGCTGCCCGGTGCCCATGTTCGTGTTGAACGCGGAACACGAAATCACCCATTGGAACAAAGCGTGCGAAACCACCATCAACAATTCCTCCCAAGACATGGTCGGCACAAAAAACCAGTGGCAGCCCTTTTACGGTCATGAGCGTCCCGTCCTGGCCGACTTGTTGATCAGTTCCGAGACCAACAAGCTTGCCGACTACTACAGCGGCATCTGGAAAAAATCGCCCCTGGTCGATGATGCCTGGGAAGCGACGGATCACTTTCCCGATCTCTGCTCCGGGCCAAAGTGGCTTTACTTCACCGCAGCCCCCCTGCGCGATCCCGACGGTTCCATGATCGGGGCGGTGGAGACGTTGCAAGATATCTCCGCCCAAAAACAATATGAAAGCGATCTGGAACACCAAGCCAAACACGATGCCCTGACAAAACTGCCCAACCGCGCTTTTTTCGCCGACCGTTTGAGCCAAGCCATCGCCCAGGCCGAGCGTAGCGCACAGCACTTGGCCGTGATGTTCATCGACTTGGACGATTTCAAAACCATCAACGACACGCTGGGCCATCAAGCGGGCGATGTGTTGTTGATTGAAATCGCAGACCGCATCAAACAAAGCATCCGCGCCGTTGACACGGTTTGCCGCATCGGTGGTGATGAGTTCGTTGTGCTGTTGGTCAATCCCGACAACGAAGGGCACGTTGCCTACGTCACCCAACGCATCATCGAAGAACTTGCCCGGCCCATCACAATGGGCAACAGCAATCACCGCGCGCGCTGTTCCATCGGTGTGTCCATGTATCCCCAAGACGGCACCCGACCGTCGCAACTTCTGATGCACGCGGACAGCGCCATGTACACAGCCAAGGCCCGGGGCAAGGGCGGCTTTGTCTTTTTCACCCAAGACATCAACACTGAAACCCAAAACCGTCTGCATGTGGAACAAGGGCTTTACGAAGCACTTGCTGAAAATCATTTAGAGCTCTACTACCAACCCAGCTTCGACTTGCTCACCGGGCGCATCACCGGGGCCGAAGCGCTCTTGCGCTGGAACCATCCCGAACGTGGTGTGATCGAGCCCGACGACTTTATCACCATCGCCGAAGACATTGGCCTGATCGTGCCCATCGGGGATTGGGTGCTGAAAACCGCCTTGGCCGAAGCCCAAACGTGGACGTCCTTAACCGACCAACCGGTGCGGGTCTCCGTCAATGTATCGGCGCGCCAGTTCCACGGCGATGAGATTCTCAATTCCGTACAGCGCCATCTCGAAACCTATGACGGCAATAACCTGCAAATCGATTTGGAGATCACCGAAAACACCGTGATGTTCGACCCAGACAATGCCAGCGCTTTGCTCCACAAACTCAAAGACCACGGTGCCAACCTCGCCATGGATGATTTTGGCACTGGGTATTCCAGCTTGGCGTACCTACGTCGCTTCCCCTTTGATATGGTGAAAATCGACAAATCCTTTGTGAACGACTTGGGCCAAAACGCCGAAGCCGATGCGATTGTGAAGGCGATGTTGGATTTGGGCTCAGCCCTTGGTCTGCGCATGGTCGCCGAGGGCGTCGAGACCGAACCGCAAAAAGCGTTCTTGGAACGCGAAGGTTGTCACGAAATGCAGGGCTTCTTGCTTTCCATGCCGCTTCAAGTGGACGATTTCCGCAAAATGCTCCGCCAGAATGGCTAA
- the rpmG gene encoding 50S ribosomal protein L33 yields MAKPATILIKLVSTADTGYYYVTKKNPRNTTEKLELRKYDPVVRKHVVFKEAKIK; encoded by the coding sequence ATGGCCAAACCGGCAACTATCCTGATCAAGCTGGTCAGCACCGCTGACACCGGTTACTACTACGTGACCAAGAAGAACCCGCGCAACACGACCGAAAAACTCGAACTTCGCAAGTACGATCCGGTTGTGCGCAAGCACGTGGTCTTCAAGGAAGCCAAAATCAAATAA
- a CDS encoding methyl-accepting chemotaxis protein: protein MLKSLSAKIIAAAVLLITVSSAADFIIASSITHTLNEETESLTHVMHSAIEDKDALIDELLNDNLKNSEQNLEAQLSKSVAENTLSTEQTRKFLEGTRNGIAASSLTLIKNAMMMGEAATAQDMMDTLLENPAIYAINLWRPSGEMSFRDNKTIDEINILAGGDAFEKRDPEDPVFIDEGPRADTLKKAVEERKIGLSTNGEAENDDGELEPVEFAYYIMENDEDCQACHGKNTKLRGVLEVAVSRAALIELEKTAAAQMAEMETVAQQQRAKLKEDSAASKERVHTQTEAVDAKVNDGRTRLADEQSSASTMSFLTKAGFFIATVGVLFFVLNTLLTKPVNVMTDAMKKLAHGNLEVEVPGVGKEDEIGQMAEAVQVFKDNAIEVKRLESEQANAARISARDKARAMLELADNFENSVGSIAKNVRDAAGGMEGNAEGLTSTAKITSERSQTVTNAAMQASENVSTVASAAEELSNAISEISRQVSHSTHISSEAVTEIHATNEKVQGLAEAANRIGEVVALITDIADQTNLLALNATIEAARAGEAGKGFAVVAGEVKNLANQTARATDEISAQVDEIQDATSDAVQAIKSIGGTIDSISQIASTIAAAVEEQGAATQEIARNVEHAAQGTTEVSNSIEEVNRAAEETGSSAENIRSAAHELSSQSAHLREEMKRFLEEIRPSQDELA from the coding sequence TTGCTGAAATCGCTGAGTGCAAAGATCATAGCAGCAGCCGTTTTGCTGATTACCGTCAGTTCTGCGGCCGATTTCATCATTGCTTCGAGCATCACACACACGCTTAATGAAGAGACCGAATCGCTCACCCATGTCATGCATAGCGCCATCGAAGATAAAGACGCCTTAATTGACGAGCTGCTAAACGACAACCTTAAAAATTCTGAACAGAATCTTGAAGCGCAACTGTCCAAGTCCGTTGCCGAAAACACACTAAGCACCGAACAAACCCGCAAATTCTTGGAAGGCACGCGCAACGGCATTGCTGCGTCGAGCCTGACGTTGATCAAAAACGCCATGATGATGGGTGAAGCCGCTACGGCCCAAGATATGATGGACACGCTGCTGGAAAACCCGGCGATCTATGCCATCAACCTGTGGCGACCGTCCGGCGAAATGTCCTTTCGCGATAACAAGACCATCGACGAAATCAATATACTGGCTGGCGGTGATGCGTTCGAAAAACGCGATCCCGAGGATCCCGTTTTCATTGATGAAGGCCCACGCGCTGACACCTTGAAAAAAGCGGTAGAAGAGCGCAAAATCGGCCTTTCCACCAATGGTGAAGCTGAAAACGATGACGGTGAATTGGAGCCCGTCGAGTTTGCCTACTACATCATGGAAAACGACGAAGACTGCCAGGCATGTCACGGTAAAAATACCAAGCTGCGCGGCGTCTTGGAAGTTGCCGTGTCACGTGCTGCTTTGATCGAGTTGGAAAAAACCGCAGCTGCACAGATGGCCGAAATGGAAACGGTCGCCCAACAGCAACGCGCCAAACTCAAAGAAGACAGCGCGGCGAGCAAAGAGCGGGTCCACACCCAAACCGAAGCTGTGGATGCCAAGGTCAACGACGGTCGGACACGCTTGGCGGATGAACAGTCAAGTGCTTCGACCATGTCGTTCCTAACCAAAGCAGGCTTCTTCATCGCCACGGTTGGTGTCTTGTTCTTCGTTTTGAATACGCTGTTGACCAAACCTGTGAACGTCATGACCGACGCCATGAAAAAACTGGCCCATGGCAATCTGGAGGTCGAAGTCCCCGGTGTTGGCAAAGAAGACGAAATCGGTCAAATGGCCGAAGCGGTTCAGGTTTTCAAAGACAACGCCATCGAGGTCAAGAGGCTGGAATCCGAACAGGCCAACGCTGCGCGCATTTCAGCGCGTGATAAAGCGCGCGCCATGTTGGAGCTGGCCGACAACTTCGAAAACTCTGTGGGCTCCATCGCCAAGAACGTGCGCGATGCAGCAGGCGGTATGGAAGGCAATGCAGAAGGCCTGACATCAACGGCAAAGATCACGTCGGAACGTTCGCAAACCGTGACCAATGCGGCCATGCAAGCGTCCGAAAACGTCTCAACCGTTGCGTCTGCAGCAGAAGAGCTGTCCAACGCCATCAGCGAAATTTCGCGCCAAGTGTCTCACTCAACCCATATTTCGAGCGAGGCTGTGACCGAAATCCATGCCACCAACGAGAAGGTCCAAGGTCTGGCGGAAGCCGCCAACCGGATCGGCGAGGTTGTGGCGTTGATTACGGATATTGCGGATCAGACCAACTTGCTTGCGCTCAACGCCACCATCGAGGCGGCGCGTGCGGGTGAAGCCGGCAAAGGCTTCGCGGTTGTCGCCGGTGAGGTCAAAAACCTCGCCAACCAAACGGCCCGGGCCACGGATGAGATTTCGGCGCAAGTCGATGAGATCCAAGACGCCACATCGGACGCGGTCCAAGCGATCAAATCCATTGGCGGAACCATCGATTCCATCAGCCAAATCGCGTCAACCATCGCAGCCGCAGTGGAAGAACAAGGTGCTGCGACCCAAGAGATTGCCCGCAACGTCGAACATGCCGCCCAAGGCACGACGGAAGTGTCAAACTCTATCGAAGAGGTCAACCGTGCTGCTGAGGAAACGGGGTCTTCGGCGGAAAATATCCGCTCTGCCGCTCACGAACTCAGCTCTCAATCCGCCCACCTGCGCGAAGAGATGAAACGCTTCTTGGAAGAAATCCGCCCCAGCCAAGACGAACTGGCATAA
- a CDS encoding Crp/Fnr family transcriptional regulator: MSDSLKDIRLLSELDEKELSVVERNCAWKTYGANEQIIDQYSNSRDILFVADGRVRVVNYSVSGREITFSDLEAGSHFGELAAIDGLPRSASVMALKETRIAALPSEQFHQIVLDHPEIALKLMKHLAHLVRTSTTRIMDLSTLGANNRIHADLLRLGRSITEDDMTASIKPIPVHSDVASRVSTTRETVARVMNDLARKGIVERQKDALVILDMERLEDMVEDVRGD; this comes from the coding sequence GTGAGCGATTCACTCAAAGACATCCGGCTCTTGTCCGAGTTGGATGAAAAAGAGTTAAGTGTTGTTGAGCGGAATTGCGCCTGGAAGACCTATGGCGCGAACGAGCAGATCATTGACCAGTACTCCAACAGCCGCGACATCTTGTTCGTAGCCGATGGGCGTGTGCGGGTGGTGAACTATTCTGTTTCGGGGCGTGAAATCACCTTTAGCGATTTGGAAGCCGGAAGCCATTTTGGTGAGCTTGCAGCTATTGACGGTTTGCCGCGATCGGCCAGCGTCATGGCCTTGAAAGAGACGCGCATTGCAGCGCTCCCATCGGAACAGTTTCACCAAATCGTCTTGGACCACCCCGAAATTGCGTTGAAGCTGATGAAGCATCTGGCGCATTTGGTGCGCACGTCAACGACGCGCATCATGGACTTGTCCACCCTTGGGGCCAACAACCGTATTCACGCTGACCTTTTGCGTTTGGGCCGCAGCATAACTGAAGACGACATGACCGCGTCCATCAAACCCATTCCGGTTCATTCCGATGTGGCGTCGCGTGTCAGTACCACACGTGAAACCGTGGCGCGGGTCATGAACGACTTGGCGCGCAAAGGCATTGTGGAACGTCAGAAAGACGCTCTGGTGATTTTGGACATGGAGCGTTTGGAAGACATGGTCGAAGACGTGCGTGGGGACTGA
- a CDS encoding S41 family peptidase has product MVLSIAKPSGSFGSVGAGILLALTLAACAPEQAATTLETTKPTEAQIQAQETRHNAILRTIRAGLSGIQQRYIEPVYTDALALGAVQGLATIDPTFTVSEFDSAVHLHKADNIIASHPRPLSKSPDDWTALIVAMVEAAQKHSDEFENIDNERVFEAVFDGMLSGLDIYSRYAGADEARANRARRDGFGGIDIRFANFQGDITITQVQDGGPADTAGIKKGDVILSVNGHKTPGLSVHKVARLLRGPVDSHLTVHVKRINELPDLPERTIGFRVKRAHVVRQTVKAKTEDDVLFLSVTGFNKKTAKTMRTILKWNEDAIENNALSGIVIDLRGNPGGLLSQSVDVADLFLRDGRIIATRGRHPDSFHDYRAEGRDVAEGTPLVVLIDGGSASAAELVAGALQDLGRAVVVGSTSYGKGTVQTVLRLPNDGEITLTWSRLVTPSGYAIHGLGVQPSICSNRPTPYVKAPHLANQTRIDQQRAVMVSWRKAGLAFDGRRAKLRESCPAKTFSTGASEDIWKGIAKTILNDPELYHYALSPSNTSNTAERF; this is encoded by the coding sequence ATGGTACTGTCTATTGCCAAACCCAGTGGGTCTTTTGGGAGTGTTGGTGCGGGGATTTTGCTCGCCCTCACCCTGGCCGCGTGTGCGCCTGAGCAGGCCGCGACGACGCTTGAAACGACCAAGCCCACAGAAGCCCAAATCCAGGCCCAAGAAACCCGCCACAATGCCATCTTGCGCACCATCCGGGCGGGGTTGAGCGGCATACAACAGCGCTATATCGAACCGGTTTATACTGACGCTCTGGCGCTTGGTGCCGTGCAAGGCTTAGCGACCATCGATCCCACGTTCACCGTCAGCGAGTTTGACAGCGCCGTGCATTTGCACAAAGCCGACAACATCATCGCGTCCCATCCGCGCCCGCTGAGCAAATCCCCGGACGACTGGACGGCGCTCATCGTCGCCATGGTCGAAGCGGCGCAAAAACACTCCGACGAATTCGAAAACATCGACAACGAACGCGTTTTTGAGGCTGTGTTCGACGGCATGCTCTCGGGCTTGGATATCTATTCGCGCTACGCCGGAGCTGATGAGGCCCGCGCCAACCGAGCCCGGCGCGACGGTTTTGGCGGCATTGATATCCGCTTTGCCAATTTTCAAGGTGACATCACCATCACCCAGGTCCAAGACGGCGGCCCTGCCGACACAGCCGGGATTAAAAAGGGCGACGTTATCCTGAGTGTCAACGGCCACAAAACCCCGGGACTGTCCGTGCACAAGGTCGCACGCCTGCTGCGTGGGCCTGTGGACAGCCATCTGACCGTTCACGTCAAGCGCATCAACGAGCTGCCCGACCTGCCGGAGCGCACCATTGGTTTTCGCGTCAAACGTGCCCACGTGGTGCGCCAAACCGTGAAAGCCAAAACCGAAGACGATGTGTTGTTCCTGTCCGTCACGGGCTTTAACAAAAAAACTGCCAAAACCATGCGCACGATTTTGAAATGGAATGAAGACGCCATTGAAAACAATGCGCTCAGTGGCATCGTTATCGATCTGCGCGGCAATCCGGGTGGTTTGTTGTCACAATCGGTTGACGTTGCGGATTTGTTTTTGCGTGACGGGCGCATCATCGCCACGCGAGGCCGCCACCCTGACAGCTTTCACGATTACCGCGCCGAAGGCCGCGATGTGGCGGAAGGCACGCCATTGGTGGTCTTGATCGACGGCGGCAGCGCATCGGCCGCAGAATTGGTCGCAGGGGCCCTTCAGGACTTGGGCCGGGCCGTCGTGGTGGGCTCGACCTCTTACGGCAAAGGCACCGTGCAAACCGTCTTGCGCCTCCCCAACGATGGAGAAATCACCCTGACATGGTCGCGATTGGTCACGCCGTCCGGCTACGCCATCCATGGTTTGGGTGTGCAGCCCAGCATTTGCTCCAACCGCCCCACGCCTTATGTCAAAGCCCCGCATTTGGCCAATCAGACGCGAATTGACCAACAACGCGCCGTCATGGTGTCTTGGCGCAAAGCCGGGCTGGCGTTTGACGGACGGCGCGCCAAATTGCGCGAATCCTGCCCCGCCAAAACCTTCAGCACTGGCGCTTCAGAAGACATCTGGAAGGGCATTGCCAAAACCATCTTGAACGACCCGGAGCTGTATCACTACGCGCTCAGCCCCTCCAACACCAGCAACACCGCAGAACGGTTTTAG
- a CDS encoding response regulator — protein sequence MAKTILIVEDNELNMKLFNDLLQAHGYETVQTKDGRDALNLTREHKPDLILMDIQLPEISGLEITKMLKADDELKHIPVIAVTAFAMKGDEEKIREGGCEGYIAKPISVPNFLETLSKFLG from the coding sequence ATGGCCAAGACCATCTTGATCGTCGAAGACAATGAATTGAACATGAAGCTCTTCAACGATCTTTTGCAAGCTCACGGATACGAAACCGTCCAAACCAAGGATGGGCGCGACGCTCTGAATTTGACGCGCGAACACAAACCTGACCTGATTTTGATGGATATCCAATTGCCGGAAATCTCTGGCCTGGAAATCACCAAGATGCTCAAAGCCGATGACGAGCTCAAGCATATCCCGGTGATCGCCGTGACCGCATTCGCCATGAAAGGTGATGAGGAAAAAATCCGCGAAGGGGGCTGCGAAGGTTACATCGCCAAGCCGATTTCGGTTCCGAACTTCTTGGAAACGTTGTCGAAATTCTTAGGCTAA
- the rnr gene encoding ribonuclease R, with product MSKQSSHPAPFPSKDQILEFIKDSPGRVGKREIARAFRLDAEQKLQLKKVLKELKDDGMLSSKRKKLSDPGALPPVTVVQVMDVDTDGELLGKPVVWDPEITPPVIYMAPVRRGQGALGVGDRVLARMKRIEDMDDGRSAYEASTIRRLEHAPADVLGVYKLDNAGHGRLRSTDKRHKAEFVVLDTGGVDVSEGDLVRAEVLPGKKLGLRQVKLCEKLNRAGAKAISQIAIYDHSIPTAFSEEALKQARAATAADLGTGKNKRTDLRDVPLITIDGEDARDFDDAVFAEPDPNVDGGWHLMVAIADVSWYVRPNDALDQGAFQRGNSVYFPDQVVPMLPEELSNGWCSLKPQEERPCLAAHLWIDATGGLTKYEFVRGLMKSKARTTYTQVQRAFDGEPDELTAPLVDDIIKPLYGAYEVLLKARAERGVLELDLPERQILLGDNGEVDRVIERERFDSHKLIEEFMILANVAAAQQLEKLKQPCMYRIHDVPSPEKLEALREFLDSVDIPFSKGQVIRSSHFNRILQKAKNSPNSHMVSEVVLRSQAQAEYNPDNCGHFGLALNKYCHFTSPIRRYADLLVHRALVRGLHLGDGALEDDHKSFREVGEHLSVTERNASGAERDAVDRFTALYLSAQIGTIKKGRINGVTRFGLFVTLDDTGADGLVPIRSLGEDFFNHDEARHMLKGRETGYEYRLGDPVECLIKEADPMSGSTVFQITTGGRPGKPERLMGKKGKFAPRGGKGRADSKSKNRKKPKGKSRASRRRERK from the coding sequence ATGTCAAAACAATCGTCACACCCCGCCCCGTTCCCGTCCAAAGACCAAATCCTTGAATTCATCAAGGACAGTCCCGGCCGCGTCGGCAAGCGTGAAATCGCGCGTGCATTCCGCTTAGACGCCGAGCAAAAGCTGCAGCTCAAAAAGGTTCTCAAAGAACTCAAAGACGACGGCATGCTGTCTTCCAAACGCAAGAAACTGTCCGACCCTGGCGCCCTGCCGCCGGTCACTGTGGTGCAAGTCATGGACGTGGACACGGATGGCGAACTGTTGGGCAAGCCCGTGGTGTGGGACCCAGAAATTACACCGCCGGTTATCTACATGGCTCCGGTGCGCCGTGGCCAAGGGGCGCTGGGCGTCGGCGATCGCGTCTTGGCGCGCATGAAACGCATCGAAGACATGGACGATGGCCGTTCGGCTTATGAAGCCAGCACCATCCGCCGGTTGGAGCACGCGCCCGCAGACGTGCTGGGCGTTTACAAACTTGATAACGCAGGGCATGGGCGGTTGCGCTCCACCGACAAGCGACACAAAGCTGAATTTGTCGTTCTCGACACTGGCGGTGTGGATGTCAGCGAAGGCGACTTGGTCCGTGCCGAAGTCCTGCCCGGCAAGAAGCTCGGCCTGCGCCAAGTGAAGCTGTGCGAAAAGCTCAACCGCGCCGGCGCCAAAGCGATTTCTCAAATCGCCATTTACGACCACTCCATCCCCACGGCCTTCTCTGAAGAAGCCCTCAAACAAGCCCGCGCAGCCACTGCTGCTGATTTGGGCACAGGCAAAAACAAACGCACGGACCTGCGCGACGTGCCGTTGATCACCATCGACGGCGAAGACGCCCGCGACTTCGACGACGCGGTTTTTGCCGAGCCCGATCCCAATGTGGACGGCGGCTGGCATCTTATGGTCGCCATCGCGGACGTAAGCTGGTACGTGCGTCCGAACGACGCTTTGGACCAAGGGGCGTTTCAACGGGGCAACTCGGTCTACTTCCCCGATCAAGTGGTGCCCATGCTACCCGAAGAACTGTCCAACGGTTGGTGTTCGCTGAAGCCTCAAGAAGAACGGCCGTGCTTGGCAGCGCACTTGTGGATTGACGCCACCGGGGGGCTGACCAAATACGAATTCGTGCGTGGGCTGATGAAGTCCAAAGCGCGCACCACCTATACCCAAGTTCAGCGTGCCTTTGATGGCGAACCCGACGAGCTCACGGCACCGCTGGTGGACGACATCATCAAGCCGCTGTACGGCGCATACGAGGTGTTGCTCAAGGCGCGTGCAGAACGCGGGGTGTTGGAACTGGATTTGCCTGAACGTCAAATCTTGCTGGGCGACAACGGCGAAGTGGACCGTGTGATTGAGCGCGAACGCTTTGACAGCCACAAGCTCATCGAAGAGTTCATGATCTTGGCCAACGTCGCCGCCGCTCAGCAGCTGGAAAAACTCAAACAGCCGTGCATGTACCGCATCCACGATGTGCCCTCGCCCGAAAAGCTGGAGGCACTGCGCGAGTTCTTGGACAGCGTCGACATTCCGTTTTCCAAGGGCCAAGTGATCCGGTCTAGCCACTTCAACCGGATCTTGCAAAAGGCCAAGAACTCGCCCAACAGCCATATGGTTTCAGAAGTGGTGCTGCGCTCCCAAGCCCAGGCCGAATACAATCCCGACAACTGCGGGCACTTTGGATTGGCGCTGAACAAGTACTGCCACTTCACCTCACCCATCCGCCGCTACGCAGACCTTTTGGTCCACCGCGCGCTGGTGCGCGGCCTGCATCTGGGGGATGGGGCGCTCGAAGACGACCACAAGAGCTTTCGCGAAGTGGGTGAACACCTTTCCGTCACCGAACGCAACGCATCGGGTGCGGAACGCGATGCGGTGGACCGCTTCACCGCGTTGTATCTATCCGCACAAATCGGCACCATCAAAAAGGGCCGCATCAACGGTGTGACACGCTTTGGCTTGTTCGTGACACTGGACGACACTGGCGCCGACGGTTTAGTGCCGATCCGGTCGTTGGGTGAAGACTTCTTCAACCACGACGAAGCCCGTCACATGCTCAAAGGCCGCGAAACGGGCTATGAGTACCGTCTGGGCGACCCGGTCGAATGCTTGATCAAAGAAGCGGATCCCATGTCGGGCTCCACGGTGTTCCAAATCACCACTGGCGGACGCCCCGGAAAACCCGAGCGCCTCATGGGCAAAAAAGGCAAATTTGCCCCCCGTGGAGGAAAAGGACGGGCGGATTCCAAGTCCAAAAACCGCAAAAAGCCCAAGGGTAAATCCCGCGCATCACGCCGTAGAGAACGGAAATAA